The DNA segment GCTAATTGTTTAAGTGCTTCAGAACCATTTTCCCTGAAGAGCAAGGTGATTTATCAGGGCACACGAGGTTGTCTCCAGAGGCCCCAGCTTTGTTAGGCAATCGCTGATGCTTCTATCTCAATTTTGCCTCAAGGTTTTAACAATCTCACAACTTAACTCCTGGAAGAGGCCTCTGGGGGCAGGCTTCTTAACAAAGAACATTGAAATAAACTTTATTCAAAGTTTAAAGCTTTCCCCAAGGAAAAGGAGATGGGTAACTGAGCACAAAATACCAGTCAACGGTAGAGTCATTCctatagaaaaaggaagacaCTTTAGGAAAGCTCCAGggtgttttattttctctaagaGCCTCTGACTCCAGAATGAATGAGAACTAGACTCTGTTAATATCAACTTTCTTTAAATTCATgcaaccattcattcatttattcactcagttcATTCAATTAGCCATTCTGATATCCTGGATCATTGTTATAATAGCTTCCCATATAAAGTTCTAATTAAACCAAGTTGAATAATAATTTAGGTAACATAATTGCAAAGAATATGTCTCACCTTGTAGCATGGAAGCTTTTTACCACTTGATATTTgcagcatttaaaataaatttgtccAAGTTTATAATAAAATCTCCTGCTTTTCTACAGTTTTACTACTCTTTGTGAATCATGGTATAGATtttccctgctgctactgctaagtcacttcagtcgtgtccaactctgtgcgactccatagatggcagcccaccaggctccctcatctttgggattcttcaggcaagaacactggagtgggttgccatttccttctccaatgcatgaaagtgaaaagtgaaagtgaagtcattcagtcatatccaactctttgcgaccccatagactgcagcctaccaggctcctccatccatgggattttccaggcaagagtactggagtggggtgccattgccttctccttagatttttcctatttgaacACAATTTACTGTTAGGattacagtctttttttttttttcttttttttatgactgGCCTTGTGGCCCGGGATCTTAGGTCCgggatgagggatcaaacccacaacctctgcagtggaagtgcagagtcttaaccactggtctgccaggaaagtcccatgatTACAATCTTATGTTTGATATTTATTACTAGATTGTCTATAAATTCTTTTTACCTAGCTTTGAAagctatatacattttatatctatatataaaatgctACATACAGATattacaaacatacatacatatagatacatttaataaaattgtgTATTTGGAGTATTTCATTAGGTAATTCCAACTCATGAAACATGTATTATCACAATTAAGAACCTACAAAAAGTGAGATTTTGAGCTAAGGAAGAATAACTTCAGATAAAAATAGGATAGAGATAATGGAAATTATCTCCTACTGCtatagcatcttttaattttaattcatcatTAAATATCCTTGATATAGAATTTCTATGACTACATTTGAAATGGTTAAATTAACCACCGCTACTCCCTTCCCTCAAGTCCTCTGTTTTTTATGtgcattaataaattaataactaAGGAGATATATAGACAGATATAAaacaaatcactttgctgcacattAGAAATTAGCACAATGTTGTTAGTCAACTTTatccaataaaataataaaataaattaaaaaaaattaataacagtGTTTATTTGAAGGAAATGGATGGATGTGGAAAAAGGATATATATCTCATTGTATATCTTTCTTtggccttggaagaaaagctatgaccaaactagactgcatattaagaagcagagacattactttgctgaaaaggtccatctagtcaaagctatggtttttccagtagtcttgtgtggatgtgagagtcataccataaggaaagctgagtgccaaagaattgatgcttttgaactgtggtgttggagaagactcttcagagtcccttggacttcaaggagatccaaccagtccattctaagagaaatcattcttgaatattcattggaaggactgatgctgaagctgaaactgcaatactctggctacctgatgcgaagaactgactcattggaaaagattctgaaaacatgtgaaaataaaggaaagtaagtgaaaaaaaaaaaagaccttggggctgggaaaaattgaaggcaggaagagaaggggatgacagaggatgagatggttggttggcatgaatggacatgagtctgaacaagctctgggagttggtgatggacaaagaggtctggcgtgttgcagtctatggggtcacaaagagttggacacgactgagttactgaactgaacttacatcttccctatattttattttctaaaataaatgtctAATGACTACTCAATGAATAAATGACTAAACTACAATGACTAAACTACATccataattaaataaatgaatgcatggcAGAAGTACATTATGCAAGGATATTTTCATGTTATTAACTGGCACAGAACATAAACTTTTATCCCATTCAAAGTGACAGagagcacattttaaaatgatgttaaTACCATCTAATTcaaatgggaattttttttttttaattttaacctgatttagtttaaaaattataagtcAAAGTCTTAAAATCTAAACTGACCTTTGTGTTTCCGCACTAGTCTGGCGTGCATTTTAAGATATAAACAAATTTAGTATTagtaggggcttcccaagtggggctagtggtgaagaatcctcctgccaatactggagacataagagacacaggttcagtccctgggattgagCCTCCTCATTAATCTCAGAACTCTttgacttcatttatttatttttattcaaagtGACTGTTGATTTCCAACTTAATATAAGGGATGTGATATCCGCTGGACAtcagaaaatagaaatttttaaaaagtcaagtctTAATTCTCCACCCTCAAATAATTCATCATGTAAAGATGAAAACAGATATTGATTTCAGAAGTTTAGAATATAATGTGGTAAATGCAATAGttgacatgaaaagatgtcacAAAGACATAGACAAGTCCTAGAAAGACATTTCAAAGGAGATGACTAAAGGATTTTAGGATCTCATCATGTTACAACCCACACATCTACCAACTATCCTATCTTCGTTTCAAGGCTTCATGCTTGATCTTGGAGTAAGCTCATATAATTactattctctctttctcccactatttttctttttccaaaatttttattaatgtataaTTTACATAGAGTAACAATCACCCTTTGACtatatatttttgtgattttaaacaaacatttgtaGTCATGTAGTCATAGCCATGTTCAAGCCATAGAATGATCCcctgcatatgtgctaagttgcttccgtcctgtacgactctgagaccccatggactgtaggttgctaggctcctctgtccattggattctccaggcaagaatactgaggtgggttaccatgccttcctccaggggatcttcctgacccaggaattgaacccctgtctcttatgacTCCTATattgacaggtaggttctttaccactagcaccacctgggaagcccctagaaaaGTCCTATCACCCCCTAAAATTGGCCCACACCCCTTTCTAGTAAACCCTCTCCCCCAAGCAGCCACTGTGACCATAATCTGTTTCTGTGCTTATAGTTTCAGCTTTTCCAGAAAGTAATCATATAAACAATTGTAAAAGTGGAATCAAATAATATGTAGTCTTTTACACTACTTCTTTTTCATGTCTTTGGCTTAAAAAATAACTTCAGTTTCAGACCACACCATCTAGAGCCAGCACTCACATCTCTAAGAGTGAGAATAGAAAACTTCTGCTTTTTTCTGTGACTTCTAGCTCCCCAGAGTATATATTCTCCTTCCTTATTTCCACCACACACCCCAAAGCAGCAGTCTCTTCCACTCATATTGCTCAGAAAATCTGGAGAAAATTCCACAATAATGTACTctgatatctttaaaaaataatgaactcACTCTTACTTGATTTGTCCTTTGTTCCCaatttttcctatttccttctggaattgtttcaaaatttaccatttttcttTAACTTATCTATACTCTCTTCATTATTGGTAGTGCCCTCACCTTCTGTTTTACAGAAGAATGTAAGTCATTAGGCGGCATCATTTAGTGGCATTTTTCATATTCTCAGCCATCTTCTACAAATTCTCTCATGTCGGCATCACCAAATACAATTATTGTTAAGAAATATCATTCAACCATGACACTGTTGCTAATTgcaaggaagtgattactggccaTAGGCAGGAAGTTTTGGTGTAGTAATAGAAGTGAATGCCTGATTACAGGATGCAGCATGAATGGACACAGCCTATCATATAGAGACTGCTCATAAATGCAGTATGCAGTCTTTCCCATGacctcttttccatttcttcacgTATGATGTTGGATGATTGACATCATCCTATCAACTTATTCTTACTTCTATATTTGGCTGTAATGTACTTACTTGGAGAAAAAAATTGTTCAAACATATTTAGCTTGTCATGCAGTAGCTTCCTTAAGCCACAGTGCATCTAGATCAGGATTTCTCAGTGGCAGCTGcattgacatttggggctggataattctttatGTCTGGAGTTTTatacattgtaggatgtttagcagcaccaCTGGCCTCTTCCCACTAAATGTTAGGAGCATCCTCCCAAGCAACTGTGACAACTAAAGATacctccagacattgccaaatgttccTACAGACAAAATCACCCTCTCTGTGCATCATTGCTCTAGATGGTACAAAGTTCTGTATTTCCCAGTTGTTCATGTAGTAACTgttgttttgcattttgttttacaGCCCATGAATGTCTTTCTCAGGGATGGGAaccatcattttgaaatataattttcaaggAAGAAACCTTTCTGATCTCCTAGTATCCCTGGGAGAGTAAGGGTCTAACCTTCACGGGAATCAATTACTGCTAGAGTTATTAGAAATTAATAAAGTGGCTAGGTTTAAGTGCAGGATTTAAGAATCAGTGTAGTATTCTTAACAGTTATAGTTCTCAAATTTCTTAGTAGCAACACACAGAACCAATCCTAACTGTATTTAGCTATACCACACAGTCTCTTGGAAGGTCTGATAATCAAGCTTGGAAGATATGAGCTCAGGACAATGACACTGTCCTAGAAGGGAGTACCCTGCTATCACTGCTAGACAGGCTCTGCATTTCCTACCATGGATGTGGGGAACAGGGTTACAGACTCTACTGCTTCCACTCCCCAAAACTGAATGCCTGGACCACTAACTTCTTTAGAAATGGATGCCACATAGTTCTTGCTTctcacatttttgttttcttagttaAAATCTCAGGCTGAAATATCTAATCTCAGAATCAAGGTCCTATGTCTACATTCTAGCTGAAATAAACACCAAGAAAGtgagtttttgttttctgccttGGGAGTTAGTGGTAAGAGTAGTGTGGGAATTCCTACAATTTATGGCATTGTTCAAAGATGCTTGGTACCTGCAGTGAGTGTTTAACACGAATAGAAATTGAATCAGGTTTATAGTAACCACACAAATGTAAAATCATGGAAAAAGGCTATTGAGAAGTGTGAACTACTTTCATAAAGAGAATTAGCAAAATATTATTTAGTGTAAAACATTTTAGTGTTTCTTGGTTAAAGGAAACTATATAACAGAGTACATATCCCAAGTTAATTTGtaaattttgaatgaatgaatgctctcAAGAACAAATGCAGTGTTTGTTGAACTGAATGAAGAGGTTCAAAATAAGAATACAAGGCAATAAAAATACTTTGTAAATCAAAGAATAGTCCTCTACCTAAATcactacagtaaaaaaaaaaatacagtattactTAACTAGCTTAAATACATAAACATAgattaataaaattttgaaagcatAGAAATGGAGATAAAAATGGACATACATTATAATTCAGTAGGCTCATTAAATAATACatcaataaaagaaatatttcataaattaacATATTTAGTTGGTGTGTAGcgtaaaaatataatttacacaTTATTGCAGATGGATTGAAGAGTCTAATAACTAACaaaaaagatttaattatttGTCATTCAAGACTATCCCTGGTAACTTAGACTGGTTAAGCTTTGTTGATACAACGTTTAGAAACTCATATCAAATTATATGAGATTGCAtagtaaagaaaactaaaataataaagttaaagAGAGACTGAAAAAATGGTTTTTGCTGTTGTAAAACACAGAATTCTAAGATTTATAAAACTTTTTACATAAtggataaagaataaaaatatttaaaattaaaaggaataatatgagagcaaaataaaaattgtaatatatttaatgtCTCCATctatcacaataaaaataattaaagttaaaatattgcagctataaagattaaaaatctctACACTACCCaatgtgtgtatattttatatacttttatgtTCCAGGCACCTTTTATGATTTCAGTCACCTAATAGAATCTCTCTGCATGTTTGTTGTATGAATTCATAAATCATAGGAGACATGTAGAACTGACATGGCCACAAATTCCTAATAGCCACATAAAATGatttaacatttttagaaaacaatACAGTCACATACTCAAAGCAGCTTAACATTTCACATGCTTTGACTCAGCAATCTCATTCCATGGAATTGTGAAGAGTAGAAATTCAATTTCTAGCATGAATgaataattggaaaaaatatatatgtataaaataggtgaaTGATTAAATGTATTATGATATGAATTCCATTGAATTCTGtgtattcaagaaaattatattaGTGAAACTACTTAAACATGCATAATAATTGTATATGTTTGTATCAGCATGTAAACTTggcatttaaaagacaaaaatttaaaTGGACATTTGGAATTAAACAATTGGTGAGTGGAACTGTGGATAAATTGTCACTGTCTTTCACTATTATTTTGTCTATGCCATTTTTCCAAAAGCGCTATGTTTGTTGGTTGACCTGATATGTGTTTGTATCTGCATGTCTATACGTATTGGGAGGAAAAGGAAAGTAGTGGACCTAcactaaaatattatatataattgtttattttctcttaatttgaAAGAATAACAAAAAGTCTTATTTCAGTGTCTAAAAAATTGAAGATGTCAAATTAAGCATTTTCATTATGATTATGGTTATAGTATTTGGCTTAGCAAcaggaaaaaaagtgtttttcctCAACATTACTATATACATattacatgcatgctcagttgctcagtcgtgtctgactctttggcaataTTTACCATTTATATATAATGGATTCCAGTTATTAAATATGCTCCTTGTGTGTAATATTGGACAGCCATCGACAACAggacaaaaatgtttttttcctggTGAATTCACCACCCAACAGTAACTTTCTTAAAGCTCCCTTCATGGCTTCATTCCTCAAGCTGTAGATCATAGGGTTCAGTGTTGGGGGCACTACTGTATAAAAGATAGATATGATAATGTCAGAAGCAGTTGGAGAATCTGAAGTTGGTTTTAGGAACTCAAAAATGCCGgtggaaagaaaaaatgatacaacAAAGAGGTGGGGCAGACAGGTAGAGAAGGCCTTGGAGCGGCCCTCAGCAGAGGGTATTCTTAGAACCGTGGAAAAGATGTGCGCATAGGAAAGAACAATGGAGACGAAGCAGATGAACGCCAGCACAGTCATGAAAGCGGCCACTCCAATCACGCCTAGGTAATCACTGGAGCAGGAGAGCTTCAGCAACTGGGGGATATCACAGAAGAACTGGTGGATTATTTTGGCCCTACAGAATGTGATGGAGAATGTGGCAGCTGTATACAAGATTCCAGAGATGCCACCACTCAGCCATACAGCTATCATAGCCGGCTTACAGGCTCTGGGATCCATAATGACTTCGTAGTGCAGTGGGAGGCAAATGGCGGCATAGCGATCATAAGACATCACTGTGAGAATGGCCACCTCAACCCAGGCCAAAGATGTGAAGAAGAAAACCTGAAGCATGCACTGACCGTGGGCAATATAGCCATTGCCTGTCAGTGAGTTTTCAATGGACTGGGGGACTGTGACAGAAATGAAGGAGAGGTCCAGGAGCGAAAGGTGTTTCAAGAAGTAATACATTGGGGTTTGGAGATGTCGGTCCAGAGTTGTGATGGCGATAATCAGGAGGTTTTCTGCTAAGGTTAACAAGTATATTAACAAGAAAAGCAATGCGTGTAAGATCTGCAGCTCACGGTTGTTGGAAAACACCATGAGGAGGAATCCGCTCATTGTGGTTACATTTGCCATAACCATTTTGAAGGTACAAATTGTGTTGGCAGCTGGAAGATAAAGAGGATGGAGGAAATGCAGTAGAGAGatgttaaaatattcatttattcatcaatgCTTCTTTCAACAATTAATTTTGGAGTACCTGTCATTCATCAGCTCTGCCCTAGATGTTGGGGACTCAAAGgtggagatatatatatcttGTGTGCAGGGAGCttacagaaaacaaaagtaaacctGAGTGCAGATGTGATCAGAGTCACTGGTCCTATCACAGAAAAATGGTTGCATTTCCGCCACTAAAAACACTATTCCATCTCCACAAAGTGAAACTTGTTGCTTTGCTTTAAGTCAAGAACAGAAATTAAGTGACCAGTTCTTAATTAGGGGTTTCACAAAATTGGATAGATTATATTGCTCTATTTTAGTATTCTGAAGGGCCCTTTAGAGGAATTGTGGTTGGATGGGATGATATCTAAGGTTCTTCCCTGGCAAGCCATTCTAATAAAGAGAAAGTTCCTATAATTGTGAGGCCAACAACCAAATTATACAGTGTTACTGCCTTTCCagctaacattttatttaataaacacgTCTTGAAATCAAGAACAAAAAAGCTTTTACAAAGGAATTACTTACCTTTCACAATCAAATTTAGTGTTTAATCTGTCTAGGGCTTCTTCTGGTACTTAACGGTTTTCTCtctgaaatttcatttcatttcttttcacattGTCTTCAGCTAAAGTCATTCAGTATGTATTGACTATTTACTACATGCAAAGGCATTtgcaaagaagaggaagaaagagtgaTTGCTCTGAGTTGGCCTTCTATGTGGAAGGAAAACTTTCAAAAACCCAATATACAACTTCAGAAAAACACTCTAAAAAGGTATAAAGTGATCTAcaattcagaaaagaaataaatgaagttttAGGCCATTGTATAGTGTTTTGGGCTTTGCAGAATGGAGATAAACAAAAGTTCTCCATTCATTAAAATATACCTCAGTATATGAGAACTGACCAGTCATTTAGTTATAAGCCTCtcatattcctttatttttttatcgGCCTGTGAGTTCTAGGCAgcagctgggggaaaaaaaataaaatgaaaaactgctGAATGAAACAATCTCTTTGAGTTTTATTCTGAACCATgtgcaagattgagggcaggaggaaaagaggtgtCAGAGGAGACATGAGGGAGACAGAATAAATCTGAACTATGAACAGGAAAGTTTGAcattagagaagagaaaaagaaagtaaatgagaAAGGCTATTGAACTAACAAAAGCCTCTCAGACTGATGAGAAATGGGGGTGGGGTGATGATCTAAATAAGATTTTCTTAAATATGATTAGCGAATTAGATATGATTAACAGCTGTGAAATCTcaccagaaatttttttttgtgtgtgtctcatTAATTAAGTTTCTTGGAGATCAACCTCCTCTGTGAAGAATGAACTCAACATCTGCCCCCCTCCTTCTACCAGCAGGGGTCAGTAGTATTAGATTTACaattttacattaaatttaaatttttaaacttttgttttggCTGCCAAATTaaaagtctttctctttctctatgcATGTGAATTGCAAAGTTAATCTAGAATATCACCCTCTTACTCCATTTTTATTAAAGCCTCACACAGctaatagaaaacagaaagaattaaAGAGCAAAGGCTACGGTTTCAACAGTTTCTCCCTTTCTGCATTGGAGAGGCAGTTGCTGCCTGTTTTTTGGTCTCTCTTTTCCTTgaactaataaaataataaatgacatCATTATCCATACTTAATCTTGATATTGGTACATAAAGTATTTTAGTCTGCCAAATTTCCACCAGTGATTATCAACAGTCTgggaaataaactgaaaaattttgagcattcaTTTTCATGAGACAGACACCATGCTAGAGTTTGTCATAAAATATGCctcgttttatttttttatcttctatGGCCTAAGcattttaatctctatttttaaaagaaaaatataagattcAGAATACTTAAGTGACAGAATTGAATTTAAGCACCAAACCTTTTCCTTTGCAATTCATACCACTGTCTTACATCTAAAATCTCTGAGTATTTATGGAAGACACGCAGAAACATTgggaaaaaaaagccaaaattacACTGAACATTTATCTATTCAAGGCTTTGTCTTTCATGGTGATATCAGAGACTATGATATCACTATAGTACAGTTACTCTCCTGTTATAGTACAGTATAAGTACTATACATGGTATAGTGTAAGCACTTTACtaaatgtttatataaacatataaaatattaacctTTCTTAATTGATTGACTTTTCTTAAATTgctcattttataatatattcatgTGAAGTAAATCTATGACCTTTGTTAACAGCTCATTTTCCTTGTTAGAATGAATagtcttgcttttttaaattcaatttgaaGAATATAACGTTCTGTCAATTTccataaaacatttttctctttcctcactcAAGATTGTAGAACTTACCACAGCCACTATTGGTGTGTGGGTAGTTATGAAAGTTGATCAAAAAATTTTTGACCTTTCTCATCTATAATGACATCTTTTAAAACATGTTGTTTCCCTTGAGAACCCAAGGTTTCTGTTGCTTTTGGGATCTTTTTTCCACCCATCTTTTGTAATGGAAGCCTGAACTGAATGATGAgactatttcattttctctccttctctgtcacCTGGGACTTGAAACTTTTCACACAGAGGGGGAGTGAGTTGGTAAACTGTGGGGATTTTCTTCCTAGTTCAAAGGTTTGCAAACTTTAGCAGAGGTATggatcacctggagagcttgatAAAACAGGTACCTAAACCTCACACTTAGTAATTCTGATTCAGAAGGTTTAATGTTACCTCTATACATTTGAATGCCTAACAAACtgcctgatgctgctgctgatggACTGAATGCCACATTTAGAGAGCCACTGTAATAGCTAAATCATGCATTCCAGAAAggcaaacaaaattttaaacattaaaagaaaattttaatgtcaGGTGTCCTTGGAAACTAGAAATCAGTGTTTATAGAAATTGAGGTCTATGAATTGCATCTCAGATTTGGAACAGCTAATTTGGGCAACCATGGTGGTCTCTAGTAAACATAAAACTATCTACTAAAAGATCTTAAAACAAATTTAGCAATAGTACCTGAGAATCTCATAAAGAGGCTCAGTCCAtttaaatttattgtttaaatatatgcaattactttataaatatactttaaaatgaatGTAAATCCATGATGTTGTTTTGTAATTTCTGAATTCTCTTACCatcttttatatacattattaatatttttcagtaaTAATCATATGACTATaaatttattcaatttatattACAAAGGCTTCTTCTGAAGCTGTAAGGACATAGATTTACTGTTTTAAAAGCTACACAGCATTCTGCTGAAGGCTATCTCATTAGAGTATAATAGTAGAATATGCTTATTTTTACAGATGATACAAAAACACGTatacgacttagcatgcacacacgtggaGAAACAAATCATTTGCAATGAGTAGAGGcaaatacggagaaggcaatggcaccccactccagtactcttgcctggaaaatcccatggatggaggagcctggtgggctgcagtccatggggtcatgaagagtcggacactactgagcgacttcactttcacttttcactttcatgcattggaaaaggaaatggcaacccactccagtgttcttgcctggagaatcccaggaacgggggagcctggtgggctgccgtctctggggttgcacagagtcggacatgactgaagcgacttagcagcagcagaagcaacttagaagcagcagcagccgaGGAGAATAAGTGAGCTTGGAATCAGACAAATATAACTTTGAATCACTATTTACTATTCTTGGAGAAGTCTCAAGAAATTAATCTGTTCTAAATTTAGTGTCCTAATTGATAGAATGGGGCATAGGTAGaacaggtctgctgctgctgctgctgctaagtcgcttcagttgtatccgactctgtgcgacctcatagacggcagcccatcaggctcccccgtccctgggattctccaggcaagaacactggagtggactgccatttcattctccaggcaggaagtaacaattagaactggacatggaacaaaagactggttccaaataggaaaaggagtacgtcaaggctgtatattgtcaccctgcttatttaacttctatgcagagtacatcatgagaaacgctaggctggaagaagcacaagctggaatcaagtttgccgggagaaatatcaataacttcagatatgcaaataacaccacccttatggcagaaagtgaagaggaactaaagagcctcttgatgaaagtgaaagtggagagtgaaaaagttggcttaaagcttaacattcagaaaactaagatcatggcatctggtcccatcacttcatggcaaatagatagagaagcAGTGGCAACAATGTCAGACTttggttttttgggctccaaaatcactgcagatggtgactgcagccatgaaattaaaagacgcttattccttggaaggaaagttatgaccaacctagatggcatgttgaaaagcagagacattactttgccaacaaaggtccatctagtcaaggctatggtttttccagtggtcatgcatggatgtgagagttggactgtgaagaaagctgagtgccgaagaattgatccttttgtactgtggtgttggagaagactcttgagagtgccttggactgcaaggagatccaaccagtccattctgaaagagatcagccctgggatttctttggagggaatgatgctaaagctgaaactccagtactttggccatgtcatgcgaagagtt comes from the Capricornis sumatraensis isolate serow.1 chromosome 22, serow.2, whole genome shotgun sequence genome and includes:
- the LOC138097966 gene encoding LOW QUALITY PROTEIN: olfactory receptor 14J1-like (The sequence of the model RefSeq protein was modified relative to this genomic sequence to represent the inferred CDS: deleted 1 base in 1 codon) — encoded protein: MVMANVTTMSGFLLMVFSNNRELQILHALLFLLIYLLTLAENLLIIAITTLDRHLQTPMYYFLKHLSLLDLSFISVTVPQSIENSLTGNGYIAHGQCMLQVFFFTSLAWVEVAILTVMSYDRYAAICLPLHYEVIMDPRACKPAMIAVWLSGGISGILYTAATFSITFCRAKIIHQFFCDIPQLLKLSCSSDYLGVIGVAAFMTVLAFICFVSIVLSYAHIFSTVLRIPSAEGRSKAFSTCLPHLFVVSFFLSTGIFEFLKPTSDSPTASDIIISIFYTVVPPTLNPMIYSLRNEAMKGALRKLLLGGEFTGKKHFCPVVDGCPILHTRSIFNNWNPLYINAIENQTLQEAEQARVRSSQTKPRAFFTMFVRLECGEESNFTPGKEGMPSNHGCCWKAA